The window TTACATTTGATCACACGTATCTATCTTATGCAGATCAAGTTTGTCGAAGGTGTTGTTGGTACTCCCCAGATAACTGACAGTGTTGTTCTACCCGAGAATGTGGAGTTTCTGGGACAAAAGATTGATCTTACCCCTTTAAAGGGCTTGTTCAACTCAGTACAGGATACTGCTTCGTCAGTTGCAAAGACAATTTCCAACCAACCGCCTTTAAAGATCAACATCTCTCAGATCTCTCAAAACGCAGAGTCGTGGTTACTTACCACTTACCTCGATCAAGAACTTCGAATTTCAAGGGGCGATGCGGGTAGTGTATTCGTTTTCATTAAGGAAGGAAGTTCTCTCTTGTCTCCCTGAACACACTTAACGTCCCCTAATGAGTAAGTACAGTACTGCCCTTTATGCTATTTCATACTATATGTAGCTATGAATCCACCAATTTTGGTGCAACTAATTATAAGGAATGCTAATTATAGGCTGTATcgttatacatgtatattttagTTGATACTATGAAAGATATGATGTAATTTAAagttaatgataataaaatacttCAACTTATATGGATCAAGTACGTTGTATaaagagaaataaataatagaaaaataatcgATAATGTATAAAGAGAAATAACACAAAGATTTACGTGGTTCACTATTAATCTGATCGTTACGTCCATCAAGCATGAGAATAATCTCCGCTATAATATGGACATGAAGATTTGTACTCCATAATACATAATCAGTGACATTTACAGCAAAAGAAAATATCAGAACAAACCTGATAGAAAACCTCAAGTATAACTCCTCTGTACTCAACAGAATTCATTGAAATATAACACTTCAATACATACCTAAGATCTTTCGGTTCTTTGATTCGGTTTGCTAATATGACTTCCACCATAGACCGTCTAAAATCTTCCCTCGGATCATGAGACGATTTCTCCATAGCAAGCATCAGAAGTAACCTTCTATTGCTACTATTACTGATACTATAACTGTTACTACTGCTGGTACCAGTTGTATTCGTATTAGCGTCTTTAAGTACTGTCTTTTGTTTCCTTTTTCGTGCTTCCATTAATCTTCTTGCTTGATCTTTCTCGCTTTCCTTAATCATTTGATCTAATCTTTCTTGAACCATGAAATGTGCAAGGCTCGTGATTGATGCATACCGATCTGATAACCCTGAGTTTTCGACACTTGATTCTGTTGATCTCCTACAGTTAGTGCAGCATAAGACCCTGCACCTTCCTGTGTTTTTAGACCTGTTAGTCCTCCTCTTCCCCCCTTGCATTTTATTGTGAGGCATTATGTTACTAAGATGAGTATGATAAgatttttattgtataattagTGGATTAATTAGCAAATCTGGCATGTAGGGTCTGGCTAATTATGATTGTGTGCTAATTTTTTGATCCTTGGGATATTCAAAGATATCAACAAAGGCATATGAGAAATCATATTCTAGGGCTATAATCATTTGCTTAATCTTTTAGTTCAGTTGATTTCTTTACATGATGTCAACAAAAATGAAGCAACAATTGACGAATTCTTTAAAGGTCTTgtgcaatttcaaaaaaaatatgatatttttctaacaactttgtatttttaaacacttaacatatattattacgtaatttaatattcaAGTTCCCATATTTTTAGGCCTTGTCGAAAATGTGAAACATGCTCAGAACCTCCTATGGATCATGAGTTTAAATCTCATTCACCCATATTTCAAGTGAAATTAATTAGCATCAGGTATAAGAAGAATCAGTGTTGCATCCTCATTAAACATATGCTGAGACTACAACCAAAATTtgattatagtaatattaaCTACTCTATTAAGCATTTGGGGTACTATAATATGAAGTGATTATGATGTTTTGTTTAACTTTTACTGTGATTTAATCAACTTTTGTACCATTACATTAGTTGGCATCTTTGCTGGAAAATTTGATCTATTGCTACTAGAATAGGGGACcatatttttagttttcatcTAAGTAGGTTAGTAATGCTGAATATGATGGTAAAGGTTAGTCTTGATTTACTTTACATGTCATGCTTGTgtagtttttaagtttttttctgATTAAATACAAATGCTTGTGTACTAATCTATCATTCCTAATCCTAGCTTAGGATTGATTGCAATTGACTTATGTTCTTTCACAAGGTAATGAAACTAGACTAGCTCTTTGTTGGccataaaaaaatagaataagtACTACACCATATATACTTCTACATGATAACTTTTGCTAATTGAGAGTATTATTAGGTTTTACATTACATGATTATTGGAGAGTATCATTTGGCATTTGAAATGTTTTAGAGATAAGATTAGTCTAAGTGTCTGTTTGGCAAATGCATTTTTTGGGTTGgtataatagcaaaaaaaaatacttgGCTAAATGACTTTGCAAGTAAAAAGGTTGATTTGTTCGGCAATACCAAAAAGCAAAAATgagtaactttttttttttttttttttttaattttaggctTTTTGACCTACCTTTTCTctaatgaacaacaaacaattAGTTTTTAACAATATTAATCCGTGTAAGAGTTGGCTTAACAGCTACCAAATCAACTGATGCTGCTGGTCAAAACAATTATAATTTCGGTCAACAATCATTTGCCAAACCATAAGAAATTtgagtttttcttttaaaaaaagaaatattagtCTTTTGTCAAAATCATGTTGAAAAGTAATTTCCTATTATTGAATCCCAAACTTTTTAAATTAGGTCAGATTAAGCATTGCAACAAAGAAAGGGTGGGGGAGATATGGATGATTAGGTGGTTTCAGATTCAATGAAACATGGGTTATGCTTCTTGTTTTAAGAAACTAAGCACATGTATTAAAGTACTTGATAAATTAGCTACAACATTATCAATTGCATTATATATCAAAATTTAGCAAGATCACAATTATAAAGATATATAGTAAATGAAGACCTCCCAAAAAAGGGAAGATAATGCAATTATTATGAATTGATTTacctaataatacaaattttaaagGCAAGAATTAGGTGTTGATCCATTGAAACAAGACTTCCTCTCTTACTTTGTTGCAAAATTAGGATTTTTCTTGTAATAAACTAAGATAAGATACTTGATTGAAGTACAATAATATCAAGTCTGGTAGATAAACTCATACAAGTTAAAGCACTTTCGTTTAAGTGCGTGATTGAGTCTGGTAGATAAAAGTCTTATAAGTTGAGGCAAGTCAACAATTTATTTGACCTGACTCGTTTAAAACTACAAGATATGTCATATACTTTATAGATTTAGCACATTTATAAGCTTAATCCTTTTGAACAGGCTACATTGCGAGCTCATCATGTTGCACAACTCTAATAAAGACTAACCCTTTTGAACAGGCTATGCGAGTTCATCATGTTGTACAACTCTAACAAAGTGCACTTTTGAATATTTGACTTTACCAATCAACCTAATTGAAATTATagcttgtcttgtatgagaccatctcaccatAAGACAgattcatataattaatttatttttgtagttgatcactttaaaattataagtaattattttaacataCTAAATATACATGTGTCAATTCAATAGAAATGGTTATACTATAATATCAtgtcatttaagaatttatggTTAAATTAATACTAGATACTATTGGAAATGAAATTGGTGGAAGTAGttgaaaaatcaaacaaattatGAGTATCTTGACAAAGGATTAGAACAACTTGTGAGAATAAGTTGCTTTATGTGTTCTTCCCTACAATTTGGACAgcaaaaaagaggaaaaggataATACATgttcttttttccttttaacaaatataaatgataGAATTATAGGCTTTAAGTCCACAGCATAAGTAGTAAGACACCAGTAAGAGCAAGTACAAAGTATTAAGCATGCATGTGATGTAATTAGCACATTTTTGATATCACTACTTTAATGTTTGATTTGGTTCCCTAAGTAAACATCATTTCTCCATACTTATAAACAATATTATCATCACCATTAGTGCAAGATAGAGTGTTCTTAGCTAGTTTGGCACTCAAGTTTCATATTTGTGATGGTTATTACATACATACAACCACACACAATGATCAGTTGATTTTGGGCATGTGTAAGATGTCCGATTGTATAGAGTCTCCAAAATCAAGGATGCAGCGTCAAACTTTAGTTTACCTTAGTTTACATTACATTATCTTATTACTGATAATGTCAAGACACTTTTTGGCATTTAAGGCATTTACacttaatatgaaaaaaaaattatatatgaaatATCCTTGACAAAATCACAACTCATGACTTTCTTATACTTCTATGACTTAATATTTTGAAATAACTCAAAGAGAACAAACTTTAAATCGAAGAATTACTTCGAGAACAAACTTTAAATCGAAGTATTTACATACTTCATATATTATACGcgtcaatatatttttttttttatgttgttgAACACTACTTTTGAAGAATTACACCCAAGTCATAACTCAAAGAATAGTCGAGCAATACATTACTATACAATAtgtattaatttcaataagttAGAGAATGTGTAGGGGAATGAAGAATTAGGTTAGTAGTATAGTTTTCCAACCATTGATCTGCTTCAATGTATGAAAGGTTTAAGAAAGGAGCTACTGTTGTATCGTTAAGCTTTTGTACATAAGCTACTCTTGCATTTGAATTTGCTCCTGCTCCTGAACACATGTATTCCCCATAGAACACCGTCCTACATCCAATAACCAATATTGTTGATTATTcgtaattaaagatattaataattttgggttgaaaatataaaatagtcaaattaatttttttaaaattaaatcatatgGGTATACTTTAGTCCAGTTTTGCTTATAAATAAGTTGAGAAACAAATAATTGCAAAGAACAAAGATGTTATCTTTTTATTTGAAGTAAGAATATGCATACGGGTAAGTGGATATATAATTAACCTATCCTATAAACAGTAAAAATAAAACCTTTGTTACAATTAGGCCTATATAATagggaaaatttgaaacaattaagcaattttaacaaaaaaaattaaaaaataagctttgggTAAACTTGATTTCAAAAATACGTGTTTTTATGTCCGAGCCTTAGATTAGgtatgttcgcagttattaactacgaacaaaaaaattggtcaaaattaTTCGCATTTGGTAATTGCGAAAAAAAGGGAAACAATGTCATAACGTTAGAAGGGACGGAAAAAGTGAAAGTCATGTTTGTTTCTGGTTATTAATTGCGAACAACAATGTTTTTGTTTTCTCCGTTCCTTCTAACATTATGACATTGTCTCACTTTTGTTCTTAGTTATTAAGTGTGAACAAACAATTTTCACTTTTATTGACCAATTTCTGACCAATttcttttgttcgcagttattaactgcgaacatacCTAACCTTAGGCTCGGACATAAAACCAcacttatttttagaattaagtttaACCGgagttcatttttttttttggttaaatttgcttaattgtttcaaattttctacaATAAGTggataaggataaatgatcggACTGGGCCCACATAAAATTAGGCCAGATTGTATTggaatcaaaaataattttatggaCTATGGGCCCTTTTGACCCATTCTAACTCGGCTCAACACATTTATTAATTTGttctttaatattttcattgaaACAAGAATGTTCTTTTGAGTAATATgtcttataatttaattagttgcttctGTCAATTATAATCAGCCTATTAACTATTATAaaactatattaatttattataattcaaacaaaaaaataatgacCTGTGTAATGCTCGTATAGAACCGTTTTTAACTTGTTTCATTTATGTAAATAAAGGACTCGTTTAAAGCCTGGCAAATTAAAGGCCCAATCCGTTTAAATTCCACATACTTCATGGTCGGATTTGGGCAGTCAATGGGCCCTAACCCATTTTACAACTCTAGTTATAACTCATATGAGTATAAATAGGACTCACGTGCGCACTAAAGTGGAGGGATTAATAAGCAAGAAATACTCCTTTTATTTGGCAATATTATATGGCATTTAGTTCTATATGATATCTAATGCACTTATTGTGCATGCATCTATTTTTCACTCATTTTACATTTTTTGAACTATAATGTGAGATTTTTCTCAAATTAACGATACAAAATACATCAAACAGAGgagtaataataattgaaaaaaataatatttgtaaAATGTACATATATTAATCGGATAGATCAAACAAAAGAAGGTTGATGGATTAAGAGCAATAAAACGGCACGCATAGCTAGAAAAATGGATGAAGTATGAAATAAAGGTAGGTAGTAGGAGTATGTATGTACTTACTGATCATTGTTGGGGTTGTTAAAGTCATTCCAGCCTTCAGGGGCAATAATATCAGACATAGAAGTATATGCATAAAGTACACGTGAATACGAACGCCATGCACGTCCAAGCCAGATTCTTCCGGTGCCTCCAATGCTGCAATTGTAGAATACGAACCCTGAATTCTCATCTTGGCTTGCTCTTCCACTTGCTGTCACCActccatttatatatttttgcccTGCTGGAACAGGACTTGCTATCGATACCATTGCGCAATTCTATTATACACCATTCATTTTAATCATAATTAGTAGGGTCGTTCCAATTATACATAAGTATTAAAGAAATTGATAGAAACTAGTAGCGAATTGCGTTGGTATGATTAAAAgtgaaagaaaaataagagaaaatgtatggataagaataaaaaaaatatggtaagaacctattcaaaaaagaaatatTGCAGAGTTAAAAATACGGGCTAAAATAAAAGGTATAACAATTTCTTAGATATATAGGAGTAATAGTAATCttaacatattttaaaattttaactatttatttaaacttttaatcgaattactGCTTTGATATGGTATTAGAGGCTCATATCATGATCACTTAGAATCTCATATCATGCCCATTGATTATTATGATATActtattgtcttattattgaAGTCAttgtgtattaatatataaaaatagggGTGTGCTCTTACAATTTAGTACTAATCAATTAGCAAATTTAGATTACTCTTGAACTCTTAATAGATAATTAACAATTTACTTATTTTGGAAAACAATACCTCATAAAATGATCTTCCATTTCCAAAAATGAAATCAATGGAACCTTGAATGTAACAATCCTTAAAGTAATGGCGGCCTCTATCATCATGAAGAGTGTCTTGAGCTCCAAAGAAACCGCAACCCCAGAAAGCAGCCTGATCAC of the Amaranthus tricolor cultivar Red isolate AtriRed21 chromosome 6, ASM2621246v1, whole genome shotgun sequence genome contains:
- the LOC130815733 gene encoding probable transcription repressor OFP9; the protein is MPHNKMQGGKRRTNRSKNTGRCRVLCCTNCRRSTESSVENSGLSDRYASITSLAHFMVQERLDQMIKESEKDQARRLMEARKRKQKTVLKDANTNTTGTSSSNSYSISNSSNRRLLLMLAMEKSSHDPREDFRRSMVEVILANRIKEPKDLRYVLKCYISMNSVEYRGVILEVFYQVCSDIFFCCKCH